Proteins from one Pagrus major chromosome 1, Pma_NU_1.0 genomic window:
- the rps15a gene encoding small ribosomal subunit protein uS8 yields MVRMNVLADALKSINNAEKRGKRQVLIRPCSKVIVRFLTVMMKHGYIGEFEIIDDHRAGKIVVNLTGRLNKCGVISPRFDLQLKDLEKWQNNLLPSRQFGYIVLTTSAGIMDHEEARRKHTGGKILGFFF; encoded by the exons ATGGTGCGCATGAACGTTCTCGCAGATGCTCTGAAAAGCATCAACAATGCTGAGAAGCGTGGGAAACGCCAGGTCCTCATCAGGCCCTGCTCCAAGGTTATTGTGCGCTTCCTAACCGTCATGATGAAGCACG GTTACATTGGTGAGTTTGAGATCATTGATGACCACAGAGCCGGGAAAATCGTCGTCAATCTCACAGGCAGGCTGAACAAG tgtggCGTGATCAGCCCACGTTTTGATCTCCAGCTCAAGGACTTGGAGAAGTGGCAGAACAACCTGCTGCCCTCAAGACAGTTCGG ATACATTGTGCTGACCACCTCAGCTGGCATCATGGACCACGAAGAGGCCAGACggaaacacacaggaggcaaaATCCTTGGAttctttttctaa